The window CAAGAAGTTCGGCACGGCCGGCAAGAAGACCGCCGTGGTCTCGACCATCAACGGCGACGCCAACGTTCCCTTCTACAAGGAGCTCGGCAACCAGGGCATCAAGGCGACCGACATTCCGGTCGTGGCCTTCTCGGTCGGTGAAGAAGAACTCGCCGGCATCGACACCAAGCCGCTGCTCGGCCATCTCGCTGCCTGGAACTACTTCCAGTCGGTCAAGACGCCTGAGAACGAGGCCTTCATCAAGCAGTGGAAGGCCTACAAGAAGAACGACAAGGCCGTCACCAACGACCCGATGGAGGCTCATGTCATCGGCTTCGCCATGTGGGTTAAGGCGGTCGAGAAGGCCAAGAGCTTCGATCCCGACAAGGTCATCGACGCGCTGCCCGGCATCGAGGCGCCGAACCTGACCGGCGGTGTCTCGAAGATGCTGCCGAACCACCACATCACCAAGCCGGTGCTGATCGGCGAGATCAAGGCCGACGGCCAGTTCGACGTGGTCTCGAAGACCGGCCTCGTCGCGGGCGACGCCTGGTCGAAGGAGCTCGATGGCTCCAAGGACCTGGTCGGTGACTGGGTCGAGAAGAAGTGCGGCAACTTCAACGTCAAGACCGGCAAATGCGGCGGCGGCGCCTGAGTTAAGAGGGGGAAGGGCGGCACGGTCGGAAAGCCCGGCCGCCCTTCGAAACTTCAGTCAGAGCTGATCAACCAGACGGATAAGCGCGGGAACCCCCTCTCCCGGATGGGAGAGGGGCAGGGGTGAGGGACCGCCGTTGCCGCTTTAGGCGAGCGCTGGCCGGTGCTGGGGCAAGCAGGATCGCGCCCTTTCGTTTGCGGGCGGGCCCTCACCCCTGCCCCTCTCCCACACGGGAGAGGGGATCCCGCGCCTCACACTCGCTGCGGCCTGTGCATCAAGACCAGAAACGAGCCGATGCCCTTCCTTTTCTCCTTCCTGCGATTGCTGGCCGTCGTCGTGGCTCTTCTTGCCGTGCCGGCCGTCGCCCTCGCGCAGGCCGCCAACGAAGCGTTCACCCGGCTCGGTGCCGACAGCTTCTCGGACACGGCGCGCGCGATCGACATCCTCGTCCAGAGCGCGCATCCGAATGCGGCTGTGATCATCGAGGCGCTGGCTGACGGGCGCCTGCTCACCGGCGGCGGCGTGGTCGCGGTGAAGACCAGGGAGGGCGGCTTCCTCGACGCGCGGACCGGCCAGGCGCTCAATGCCGCGCCAGCCGGGCTCAACCCGGTCAGGCTCAACAACAATGTCAGGCGGGTGATCCAGGGCGCGCTCGGCGGGCTCGGGCTGATCAATCCCGATCCCGGCAAGCGTGTCGCCGCCGCCGAGGCTGTCTTCAGGGCACGCGACGTCTCGGTGCTGCCGGTGCTCGAAGCGGCCATCGCCAAGGAAACCAATGACCGCGCGCGCCGGGCGCTGCGCGAGGCGCAGGCTGCGATCCTGATCGCAAAGACCGACGCGCCGCCCTTCGACCGCATCGCCGCCGTCGACGTGCTGCGCGAGCGCGGTGACCAGGATGCGCTGGCGACGCTGCGGGCCCTTCCGGGCGACGCCTCACCGGGTTTGAAGGAGGCCCAGGCGCGCGCCATCTCCGAGATCGAGGGCAAGCTCGCTCTGTGGCGGGCCGGGCAGAACCTTTGGTACGGGCTCTCGCTCGGCTCGGTGCTGCTGCTTGCCGCGATCGGGCTCGCCATCACCTTCGGCGTGATGGGCGTGATCAACATGGCCCATGGCGAGATGGTCATGCTTGGCGCCTACACCACCTTCATCGTGCAGGAGGTGATCCGGGCGCGCTTCCCGGGGCTGTTCGACTGGTCGCTGGCAATCGCGA is drawn from Bosea sp. Tri-49 and contains these coding sequences:
- the urtB gene encoding urea ABC transporter permease subunit UrtB; translated protein: MPFLFSFLRLLAVVVALLAVPAVALAQAANEAFTRLGADSFSDTARAIDILVQSAHPNAAVIIEALADGRLLTGGGVVAVKTREGGFLDARTGQALNAAPAGLNPVRLNNNVRRVIQGALGGLGLINPDPGKRVAAAEAVFRARDVSVLPVLEAAIAKETNDRARRALREAQAAILIAKTDAPPFDRIAAVDVLRERGDQDALATLRALPGDASPGLKEAQARAISEIEGKLALWRAGQNLWYGLSLGSVLLLAAIGLAITFGVMGVINMAHGEMVMLGAYTTFIVQEVIRARFPGLFDWSLAIAIPAAFIVAGAVGIAIERGVIRFLYGRPLETLLATWGISLILQQAVRTAFGPTNREVGAPAFMSGAFELGGLAITWNRLWIIVFAALVFAALLAILKLTPMGLQMRAVTQNRRMASAMGIRTGRIDALTFGLGSGVAGLAGVALSQIDNVSPNLGQSYIIDSFMVVVFGGVGNLWGTLISAMSLGVANKLLEPYAGAVLGKIALLVFIILFIQKRPRGLFALKGRAVEA
- the urtA gene encoding urea ABC transporter substrate-binding protein gives rise to the protein MGAAFAGATVLSSLLPAAAQETIKVGILHSLSGTMAISETTLKDVMLMLIEEQNKKGGVLGKKLEAVVVDPASNWPLFAEKARELIVKDKVSAVFGCWTSVSRKSVLPVFKELNSILFYPVQYEGEESERNVFYTGAAPNQQAIPAVDYLAKEEKVERWVLAGTDYVYPRTTNKILEAYLLAKGVKKEDILINYTPFGHSDWQTIVSDIKKFGTAGKKTAVVSTINGDANVPFYKELGNQGIKATDIPVVAFSVGEEELAGIDTKPLLGHLAAWNYFQSVKTPENEAFIKQWKAYKKNDKAVTNDPMEAHVIGFAMWVKAVEKAKSFDPDKVIDALPGIEAPNLTGGVSKMLPNHHITKPVLIGEIKADGQFDVVSKTGLVAGDAWSKELDGSKDLVGDWVEKKCGNFNVKTGKCGGGA